TGCAGTCATGCCACAGGCGGCAACGCCATGAGCCCCAGCCGATCATCCGTTCAGCCGTGCCTACCCCCAACACTGTCATCAGGAGCGTTTGCGATGAAATCTCTGCGCGCAGTCCTCACCTCGTCCCTTCTGGCTTCGTCCGTTCTTCTCGGCGGACAAGCCTATGCCAAGACCCTGGTCTATTGTTCGGAAGCCAATCCGGAGACTTTCAATCCGGCGATCGGCATCGCCGACTCAACCATGGACGCCGCCGCCAAGACGATCTTCAACCGGCTGGTCGAGTTCAAGCCGGGCACGACCGAGGTCGGGCCGGCGCTGGCCGAAAGCTGGGATGTCTCGCCGGATGGCAAGACCTACACGTTCCACCTGCGCCACGGCGTAAAATTCCAGTCGAACGAGCATTTCACGCCGACGCGTGAGTTCAATGCCGACGACGTGCTCTACACGTTCAATCGCCAGCGCGATGCCAACAATCCCTATCACAAGCTCGGCGGCGGCGCTTACGAGTACTTCAACGCGCTGGGCATGGGCACGCTCATCGACAAGATCGACAAGGTCGACGACTACACGGTGCGCTTCACGCTGACGTCGGCCAACGTCACCTTCCTGGCCGGCATCGCGCTCGATTATCTGTCCATCCTGTCGCTGGAGCAGACCGAGAAGATGGTGGCGGCCGGCACGCCGGAGCTGATCGACAGCGCCCCGGTCGGCACCGGCCCGTTCGTGCTCGATGCCTATGTGCCCGACAGCCAGGTGCGCTATTCCGCCAACAAGGACTATTGGCGCGGCGCGCCGAAGATCGACACGCTGGTCTTCGCCATCACGCCGGAGCCGACCACCCGCGTCGAGCGCATCAAGGCCAATGAATGCCAGGTCGCGGCACCGCCGCCGCCGAGCGCTGTTGCCGACTTGCGGTCCGATCCCGACATCAACGTGCTCGACCTCAAGGGCCAGAACATCGGCATCCTCGGCTTCAATGTCGAGCACCAGCCGCTGGGCGACGTGCGCGTGCGCACCGCACTGGCCAAGGCCATCGACCGCAAGGCGATCGTCGAGGCGGTCTATGCCGGTGCGGGCACGGTGGCCGGCAGCGTCGTGCCGCCGGCGCAACTCGGCGCGGTCACCGATGCCGGCATTGACTATGATCCCGACGGCGCCAAGAAGCTGCTGAAGGACGCCGGCCACGAAAGCGACCTCAAGATCAGCCTGTGGGCGATGCCGGTGTCGCGGCCCTACAATCCCAACGCCAAGCGCATGGCCGAGATGATCCAGGCCGACTGGGCGAAGGTCGGCGTCAAGGCCGAGATCGTCAGCTTCGAGTGGGGCGAATACCTGAAGCGCACGGCGGCGGGCGAGCAGGACACGTTCCTGCTCGGCGGCAGCAGCGATAACGGCGATCCCGACAACATGCTGAGCTATCTCTTGTCCTGCGACGGCGTGAAGGGCGGCTCCAACCGCTCGCGCTGGTGCGACAAGGATTTTGAAAAGCTGCTGGACGAAGGCCGCGTCGCCGCCGACCCGAAGGAACGCGCCGCGATCTACCAGAAGGCGCAGGCAATCCTGAAAGCCCAGGTGCCCGTGGCGCCGATCGCCCATTCGATGGTGGCGATCCCCGTGCGCAAGAGCGTGCTGAATTATGTGCTCGACCCATTCGGCCGGCAGAATTTCGCCGCGGTCGATATGGCGGAGTAGGGGCCAATCACGTCGGGTGCCCCCCTCATCCGGCCGCTGCGCGGCCACCTTCTCCCCGCTGGGGAGAAGAGGTTTTCGAACTTGGCGCCTCTTCTCCCCAGCGGGGAGAAGGTGGCCCGAA
The nucleotide sequence above comes from Mesorhizobium shangrilense. Encoded proteins:
- a CDS encoding ABC transporter substrate-binding protein; translated protein: MKSLRAVLTSSLLASSVLLGGQAYAKTLVYCSEANPETFNPAIGIADSTMDAAAKTIFNRLVEFKPGTTEVGPALAESWDVSPDGKTYTFHLRHGVKFQSNEHFTPTREFNADDVLYTFNRQRDANNPYHKLGGGAYEYFNALGMGTLIDKIDKVDDYTVRFTLTSANVTFLAGIALDYLSILSLEQTEKMVAAGTPELIDSAPVGTGPFVLDAYVPDSQVRYSANKDYWRGAPKIDTLVFAITPEPTTRVERIKANECQVAAPPPPSAVADLRSDPDINVLDLKGQNIGILGFNVEHQPLGDVRVRTALAKAIDRKAIVEAVYAGAGTVAGSVVPPAQLGAVTDAGIDYDPDGAKKLLKDAGHESDLKISLWAMPVSRPYNPNAKRMAEMIQADWAKVGVKAEIVSFEWGEYLKRTAAGEQDTFLLGGSSDNGDPDNMLSYLLSCDGVKGGSNRSRWCDKDFEKLLDEGRVAADPKERAAIYQKAQAILKAQVPVAPIAHSMVAIPVRKSVLNYVLDPFGRQNFAAVDMAE